From a single Miscanthus floridulus cultivar M001 chromosome 8, ASM1932011v1, whole genome shotgun sequence genomic region:
- the LOC136473993 gene encoding tuliposide A-converting enzyme 1, chloroplastic-like, with translation MASSEPSFPFPVPAPDPSDEVVREFGPLLRIYKSGRIERPLVAPPVDPGHDAATGVQSKDVHLGSYSVRLYLPPVAADSAMAKLPVVVYVHGGGFVAESAASPSYHLFLNRLAAAVPALLVSVDYRLAPEHPLPAGYDDCLAALKWVLSAADPWVAAHGDLARVFVAGDSAGGNICHHLAIHPDIVVSVQQESRPPPPPLKGAVLIHPWFWGSEAVGEEPADPAARAMGAGLWFFACPETSGMDDPRMNPMAPAAPGLHTLACDRVMVCAAEGDFLRWRGRAYAEAVAAARGGGGLGDAGVELLETMGEGHVFYLFKPDCDKAKEMLDKMVVFINAP, from the coding sequence atggcgtcGTCCGAGCCTTCGTTCCCCTTCCCCGTCCCGGCCCCCGACCCGTCCGACGAGGTCGTGCGCGAGTTCGGCCCGCTGCTCCGGATCTACAAGAGCGGCCGCATCGAGCGGCCCCTGGTGGCCCCGCCCGTGGATCCCGGCCACGACGCCGCCACGGGCGTCCAGTCCAAGGACGTCCACCTCGGCTCCTACTCGGTCCGCCTCTACCTGCCCCCCGTGGCCGCTGACAGCGCCATGGCCAAGCTGCCCGTCGTCGTGTACGTCCACGGCGGCGGCTTCGTGGCCGAGTCTGCCGCGTCGCCCAGCTACCACCTCTTCCTCAACAGGCTGGCCGCCGCCGTCCCCGCGCTCCTCGTGTCCGTCGACTACCGCCTGGCGCCCGAGCACCCGCTCCCCGCGGGGTACGACGACTGCCTCGCCGCGCTCAAGTGGGTGCTCTCCGCCGCCGACCCCTGGGTCGCCGCCCACGGGGACCTCGCCCGCGTCTTCGTCGCCGGGGACAGCGCCGGCGGCAACATCTGCCACCACCTCGCCATCCACCCGGACATCGTCGTCAGCGTCCAGCAGGAgtcccgcccgccgccgccgccgctcaagGGCGCCGTGCTCATCCACCCCTGGTTCTGGGGCTCCGAGGCCGTGGGCGAGGAGCCCGCGGACCCCGCCGCGCGCGCCATGGGCGCGGGGCTCTGGTTCTTCGCGTGCCCCGAGACCAGCGGCATGGACGACCCGCGGATGAACCCCATGGCGCCCGCCGCGCCGGGGCTCCACACGCTGGCGTGCGACCGCGTCATGGTGTGCGCCGCGGAGGGCGACTTCCTCAGGTGGCGCGGCCGCGCGTACGCCGAGGCGGTGGCCGCGgccaggggcggcggcggcctcgggGACGCCGGCGTCGAGCTGCTGGAGACCATGGGAGAGGGCCACGTCTTCTACCTCTTCAAACCCGACTGCGACAAGGCCAAGGAGATGCTGGACAAGATGGTCGTCTTCATCAATGCGCCGTGA